From the Macaca nemestrina isolate mMacNem1 chromosome 7, mMacNem.hap1, whole genome shotgun sequence genome, the window tttatttatttatttatttattgagacggagtctcgctctattgcccaggctggagtgcattggcgccatctccgctcactgcaacctctgcctcccaggttcaagcaattcccctgcctcagtctcccgagtagctggtggctacaggtgtgtgccatgacgtctaatttttgtatttttagtagagatggggtttcaccatgttggccaggctgatctcgaactcctgacctcaggtgatctgcccgccttggtcttccaaagtgctgaaattacagacaacaagacaaatttattatcttacagttctggataGCAGTCTGAGCCGGGTCTTACTGGGCTAAAGTTgagatgttggcagggctgtgtccCTCTTTGGGGGATCCAGGAGGGAGTCAATTTCCTTGCCttctccagcttctagaggctgcccacattccttggctcatggccctcTTCCATCTACAAGCCATCAACATAGCACCTCTCAGACATTCTTCCATTACCACATCTCTTTCTCGctcttctgtcttcctcttccactTTCAAGAACCCTTGTGATTCCACTGGGCCTACACAGATAATCCAAGATAATGTTTCTGGATTAAATCAGCTAATCAGCACTTTATTCCACTTGCCGTGTAACTAAAGGTTCTGAGGATTAGGACACTGAtgtctttgggggccattattctgtgtATACAATTCTATCGTTCTATATACTTATCCgcaagaaatatttaatatttaccaatattttattaatatttaagtatcaaatatttaaaaacccaAACCTAATGCCCAATTTCGTGTATGGctgaaatgaatatatatatagtcaCAGGACAAATGCCACATGCCCATTAAGAAGCATAATGTAgaatattccagcctgggcaacatggcaaaaccccatctctacgaaaaatacaaaaattagctaggcgtgatggcttgcacctgcagtcccaactactcagcaggctgaggtgggaggattgcttgagcctggcaggtcgaggctgcagtgagccaagatcatgccactgcactccagcctgggcaacacagtgagatcttgtttaaaaaaaaaaaaaatgtagtgacATGGAGTGATGCTCATTTTTATAGTACGTGGGAGGAAAACTCAAGTCTACAAAAGATTATGCACAAGATGATCCCAATTAGGTTAAGTCAAAACCCAAAATAAACCTATATCCAAGTGAGTAAAAAATATTAGGAAGGATATAggtcaaaagttaaaaatgtttatctCCAGATggtaaattttcttctatttttctgcatttcccaaaatgtatattatacatgtatCCTTTTTGCAAAGACAAATAAGGTGATTAAGAACATCCAGTtagggccggatgcagtggctcacgcctgtaatcccaacactttgggaggccaaggcaggcggatcacttgaggtcaggagttcgagaccagcctggccaacatagtgaaaccacctccccccccccccccccgtctctactaaaaacacaaaatgtagccggacatggtggcagacgcctgtaatctcaactacttgggaggctgaggcaggaggactgcgtgaacccgggaggcggaggttgcagtgagccaagattgtgccactgcactccagcctgggcgacagaacaagactctgccaaaaataaataaataaataaataaataaaaatccagttAGGCCAATTTTCTGGTCAAGTGTCTTTCTGGTTTCTTGCCTTTTGGTCGCCCATGACACCCATCTTTCAAGCATAGAGTTTCCTCCTCAAAAATAGAGCATGCTGtcacgcgcctgtggtcccagctacttgggaggctgaggtgggaggactgtttgagcctaggagttggagaccagcctgggcaatatagcaggaccctgtctctaagaaaaaaaaaaaaggcaaagtggcgtcttcctgtggtcccagctactcgggaggctgaggcgggagaatcgcttgagcccaggaggtcgaggctgcagcgagctgtgatggcatcattgcattccagcctgggcaacagaccgagaccttgtctcaaataatgataatgataaagaCTCCTGTTCGGTCATCGGTGACATTCGCCTTTCTCAGGCCCCCGAGTTGTCCACTCTGCAAAGTACGTGTAATCCTCAGAAGACAGAAAGGGGTGGGTCTCTTAGTGACCGAGGCACAGCAGCGAATCCGTGCTGTtataaaaacttattttcagAACAAAGCAAACCAAAGGCACAGCCGCAAACCTAAGGCACCGCCACACCCCGCAGAAAACTTCGAAATCTCCGCCTTGGAAAGGGAAGCCAAAAGGATACGAGCCTCTTTCATAATTTCTCTGGCATGTATTAAtggttaataatactgtattttttaatatacaaaagaAGAGAATAGTGGCATCGCCGCGTGTGCCCACCCCCAGAGCCAAGCGAGAGCGGCCAGGCCAGGGGGCCGGGGCCGGCGCTGAGGGTCAGCCGGGTTCCGGAGTGGCGCCGGCCAGGGTGGCCACCAGCGCTCCCTCGCCATGGCCTAAGCCCGAGGCCGCTCCCCCGCCAGATTCTGGCCTCAGGCATCGCAGAGCCCGCGGCCCTCGCCGACGAACCCGTTGGACCCACGGGACTTGGCACCCTCGAACGCGCGCCATCCCCGGGTCTTCCCTGCGTCCTGGACCTGTGGACCCGCCTTGAGGGTCCCCGCCTACCACCGAGAGGAGGGCCTAGAGCGGAGAGGCCCGCCCCGCTGCTCCTCCCAGCCGCCTCTATCCCGGAAGTTGATGCCGAGCGCAGATCGCGTGCAGCTTGCCAGCGGTGTACGCTGAGAAGTCTGTGAGGGCTGGGCTTGCGAGAGGATCAACATGCCTGTAAGTTGTTTACGTCGGGCTCCGGATTTGTTTTGGGCTTCTTTACCGAGGGTCCTATGGGACGGATGAGTCCGGCTGTTTCCCGGGCCTGTAGTGTCCGAGAGTGGCGAGGCGGCTCCGGTTGCGCAGCGTCTTCGCGCGTGGCGGGCATGTAGTGACTTGCCCGGTCAGCGCGGCGCGGCTGGCCCTGCAGGGGCGTGGGCTGCAATTCAGAGGCGGTGGCTGGGAGGGGAACAGCTCTCTGGGTAGCTTATGAGCCGTCTTGGTTTTTGATGGGTGTCCCTGAGGCTGTGATCTTTGGGTCTTTTTGCTTTCCTAGTGCTTGGTGTTTCTCTCCCCCCTGCCTTCTTTCGAAAGCGATTTCctacttgttttccttttaaaaaagctGTCGTCGTTGTTGCTTTATATATGAATTCCGTCAAGGACGGTCGCTCAGCCAGaattcctgtcagatcagctgttGAGCCCCAGGAGCAAAAATCACCCGGGCGCTGGCGTTATCTGGTCTACTTCAGCAGTTTCTACTCTAAGCGAGTCCACAGTCGGGGTCACTTTCTTTTGTTAGCACCTCGACTTCGCGCAGTTTTCCCTGAAGACAGTTCATTACGCAGTTGAGTAAAGGACAGAGTTTGCCTTACCATATGTTTCCTGATCGCCCGAAAGCACTTTCACAGGGAGAACTTGGAGAACACAAGTATTACGGAAAGTATTGATGAAAGTTATTAACAGGTTTCGAAAAATAACTTTACTATCTGAAGTGTTGCTTCTGCCGTGGATGACCTTTATTCCGGTTTTTGCATGTATATATTACGTATGGTTAAATGTGCCAGCATTGTGGTTTAAAACTAATAGTAATAATATGCTTCTTTGTTCAGTTGGCTAGAGATTTACTACATCCATCcttggaagaggaaaagaaaaaacataaaaagaaacgCCTGGTACAAAGTCCAAATTCTTACTTTATGGATGTAAAATGCCCAGGTAAAATTTGAAATCTTAATTCCTTTACTAAGGAAAATTTCTGTAGGGATTGCTAGTGTGATGTGTATAGGTAAGATACATTAGAACCCTCTGTTGAGTAGACGTGGGATTACAGAATTGGAAATGTCAGGGACATTTTCATAATCAATGTACTGAAACCATTGTAGAAACATTTCGGGGTAAGTGAAAACGGGCATTCAAAGGAGATATGCCGTTTGAGTTAGTCTTTAAGCTCTTCAGATGATGAGTTTTCTATTTCATGATACAAGGAAAAGTCTGTtgatattttggaaatattaagtttaataaaatatattattgattttacctgtttttaaaaattttgtgtcgCTGCTAAAAAAGTTTATGTTACACATATGGCTTGCTGTTTCATAGCACTAAAGttcctaattttttttacatgttaCCGGAAATGAACAGGTGctgttttcctctgcttttcactttaacatgcctttttttttttaggttgctACAAGATCACCACGGTTTTCAGCCATGCTCAGACAGTGGTTCTTTGTGTGGGTTGTTCAACAGTGTTGTGCCAGCCTACAGGAGGAAAGGCCAGACTCACAGAAGGTACATCATTTGGCATTCTCCAACCCAGTGATGAGATTTATGAGTATAAATGTCTCCATCTTCActgaaaagtttaaagaaattttaatgaTTACCAAAATAACTTATCTTTGGTTGTGTGCTTTCAGTAAAGAATGTCCTGTTcaaatggatatatatatactCCTGACCTTGCAGGGAACTCCAttgacttatttttcttagtttagaACA encodes:
- the LOC105488969 gene encoding ribosomal protein eS27-like, whose translation is MPLARDLLHPSLEEEKKKHKKKRLVQSPNSYFMDVKCPGCYKITTVFSHAQTVVLCVGCSTVLCQPTGGKARLTEGCSFRRKQH